The following proteins are encoded in a genomic region of Syngnathus acus chromosome 22, fSynAcu1.2, whole genome shotgun sequence:
- the sav1 gene encoding protein salvador homolog 1, whose protein sequence is MLSRKKSKSESSKPAEVHGKYVKKETSPLLRNLMPSFIRHGPTIPRRADVPMPDMGPSAFPATPGREPALSRSKSFLRTAVPRPPHEAARRESHRLSAPPYLPRSLGELPHEYAGSLQSFLTDGGPVSENGDAGLYYYHPQEASYYDGRQQQQQPRRMPERFPDDYHYYEHGEPNFQRVPRQRTPPTPSRPPSGIGRIQAKSLGNLSSLTAEDLPLPTGWTVDWTIRGRKYYIDHNTNTTHWSHPLEREGLPPGWEKVESAEFGVYYVDHINKRAQYRHPCAPSVPRYDQPPPLPLPPITYQPRPTERNQPVLVPANPYHTAEIPDWLQVYARAPLKYDHILKWELFQLADLDTYQGMLKLLFMKELEHIVKSYEAYRQALLSEVEARKQRQQWYAQQPPGNSFM, encoded by the exons ATGCTCTCGCGAAAGAAGAGTAAAAGCGAGTCGTCGAAGCCGGCCGAGGTCCACGGAAAGTATGTGAAGAAGGAGACGTCGCCGCTCCTCCGAA ATCTTATGCCCTCATTCATCCGTCATGGCCCCACCATCCCCCGCCGCGCCGACGTGCCAATGCCCGACATGGGACCCTCCGCTTTCCCGGCGACCCCCGGCCGGGAGCCGGCGTTGTCCCGCAGCAAGAGCTTCCTCCGCACCGCCGTGCCACGTCCGCCGCACGAGGCGGCCCGCCGCGAGAGCCATCGCTTGTCCGCGCCGCCGTACCTGCCACGCAGTCTCGGCGAGCTGCCGCACGAATACGCCGGCTCGCTGCAGTCCTTCCTGACGGACGGCGGACCCGTGTCGGAGAACGGCGACGCCGGGCTCTACTACTACCACCCGCAGGAGGCTTCCTACTACGACgggaggcagcagcagcagcagcctcgGAGGATGCCGGAACGCTTCCCGGATGACTACCACTACTATGAGCATGGAGAACCCAACTTCCAAAGAGTTCCGCGGCAACGCACGCCCCCCACACCCAGCAGACCCCCTTCAG GCATAGGTCGAATCCAGGCCAAGTCACTGGGGAACCTCTCCAGCCTGACTGCAGAGGACCTGCCCCTCCCCACCGGCTGGACCGTGGACTGGACCATCCGCGGCAGGAAGTACTACATCGACCACAACACTAACACCACGCACTGGAGCCACCCGCTAGAGCGCGAGGGGCTCCCGCCGGGCTGGGAGAAGGTGGAGTCGGCCGAATTTGGCGTCTATTACGTGGACCACATCAACAAGAGGGCGCAGTATCGCCACCCCTGTGCTCCTAG tgtgCCGCGCTACGACCAGCCGCCGCCTCTGCCGCTTCCGCCCATCACCTATCAGCCGCGGCCCACCGAGAGGAACCAGCCGGTGCTGGTGCCGGCGAACCCCTACCACACCGCCGAGATCCCGGACTGGCTGCAGGTCTACGCCCGTGCCCCCCTCAA GTACGACCACATCCTGAAGTGGGAGCTCTTCCAGCTGGCCGACCTGGACACGTACCAGGGCATGCTGAAGCTGCTCTTCATGAAGGAACTGGAGCACATCGTCAAGTCGTACGAGGCGTACCGCCAGGCGCTGCTCTCCGAGGTGGAGGCGCGCAAACAGCGGCAGCAGTGGTACGCCCAGCAGCCCCCCGGCAACAGCTTCATGTGA
- the LOC119116209 gene encoding galectin-8-like, with amino-acid sequence MSARFNWLTDVNVLVMNSYLSGKWGKEERKQGTSFPFGRGQFFEMIVKCTAKFFNMTINGDVHLSYKYRAPVAKIDRVGAKGNVTLIDIRQI; translated from the exons ATGAGTGCTCGCTTCAACTGGTTAACAGATGTGAATGTGCTGGTGATGAACTCTTACCTGTCCGGCAAGTGGGGCAAGGAGGAGCGCAAGCAAGGAACCTCCTTCCCTTTTGGACGAGGCCAGTTCTTTGAG ATGATCGTCAAGTGTACTGCCAAATTCTTCAACATGACCATCAACGGCGACGTCCACCTGAGCTACAAGTACCGAGCTCCCGTGGCCAAGATCGACCGTGTGGGAGCCAAGGGCAACGTGACATTGATTGACATCAGGCAGATTTGA